GGATCAAAAGCTCGCTTTACCGCCTGCATGGCGGCGATGGTTGCCGGGCTCCATTCCATGGGGAAAAAAGCTGCCTTGGTATTGCCGATTCCATGCTCGCCCGACAGAGTGCCTCCTAATTCAATCGTGGCGGCAAAAATTTCTTTTACCGCCTTTTCACCCATCCGGGCTTGCCGGGGATCGCTTTTGTCCAGCATGACATTCACATGAATATTGCCATCGC
This is a stretch of genomic DNA from Pseudomonadota bacterium. It encodes these proteins:
- a CDS encoding FAD-linked oxidase C-terminal domain-containing protein is translated as DGNIHVNVMLDKSDPRQARMGEKAVKEIFAATIELGGTLSGEHGIGNTKAAFFPMEWSPATIAAMQAVKRAFDPQNILNPGKIFPTS